One stretch of Halobaculum marinum DNA includes these proteins:
- a CDS encoding DUF5791 family protein, translating to MLYDAIADPEGATAGDLLAAYATELAAAVDGADPATLAEETGVDEAVVAALATGEADAVADVRLADAAAVLEPAEGVPAHDIAYEVRDHLMMGMVTAILDVDTIAAEIDVDLTGQEVQQALEGRTRLTLGELAEIQALIVERAP from the coding sequence ATGCTCTACGACGCCATCGCGGACCCCGAGGGGGCGACCGCGGGCGACCTGCTGGCCGCGTACGCGACGGAACTGGCGGCGGCGGTCGACGGCGCCGACCCGGCGACGCTCGCCGAGGAGACTGGCGTCGACGAGGCCGTCGTCGCGGCGCTGGCGACCGGGGAGGCCGACGCCGTCGCGGACGTGCGACTCGCGGACGCGGCGGCGGTGCTCGAACCCGCCGAGGGCGTCCCCGCACACGACATCGCCTACGAGGTGCGCGACCACCTGATGATGGGGATGGTGACGGCGATCCTCGACGTGGACACGATCGCCGCCGAGATCGACGTGGACCTCACCGGCCAGGAGGTCCAACAGGCGCTGGAGGGGCGAACGAGACTCACGCTCGGCGAACTCGCCGAGATCCAGGCGCTCATCGTCGAGCGCGCCCCCTGA
- a CDS encoding DUF7284 family protein translates to MTGSLLDVCLALLLVSGAAVTIVGVDPPGGSHSASVRAGGVAETLAATTEPVEYALTRDGSSPSPEADRVAHATLAEHLAHAAVRSATFDGEPLSPALDGYRRAVRSAVADAIGPRTAVRAVWRPLPGVDLGGEVRVGPTPPPTATVSAARFTVPVGSSDPAERRTANGSNGDTTPSTTAAEATIEVLFPSERIAAAARDDSPAVDAVVERYRRAGEAVGVDTVAVLERGGPTAANRELAAAVADRVEGGQSLDEQCGQEPGATPGRVVVVVRTWSP, encoded by the coding sequence ATGACCGGGTCGCTCCTCGACGTGTGTCTCGCGCTGCTGCTCGTCAGCGGAGCAGCGGTCACCATCGTCGGCGTCGACCCACCTGGAGGCTCGCACTCCGCGAGCGTGCGCGCTGGGGGCGTCGCGGAGACGCTCGCGGCGACGACTGAGCCGGTAGAGTACGCGCTCACCCGCGATGGATCGTCGCCGTCGCCGGAGGCCGACCGAGTCGCACACGCCACGCTCGCCGAGCACCTCGCGCACGCCGCGGTGCGCTCGGCGACGTTCGACGGCGAGCCGTTGTCGCCGGCGCTCGACGGATATCGCCGCGCCGTCCGCTCGGCGGTCGCCGACGCGATCGGACCACGGACGGCGGTCCGGGCGGTCTGGCGACCGCTTCCGGGCGTCGACCTCGGCGGGGAGGTCCGGGTCGGTCCAACTCCGCCGCCGACCGCGACGGTCTCCGCCGCTCGATTCACCGTCCCTGTCGGCTCCAGTGACCCGGCCGAGCGACGCACGGCGAACGGGTCGAACGGGGACACGACGCCGAGCACGACGGCTGCGGAGGCGACCATCGAGGTGCTGTTCCCGAGCGAGCGAATCGCGGCGGCCGCACGCGACGACTCCCCCGCCGTCGATGCAGTCGTCGAACGCTACCGGCGCGCCGGCGAGGCCGTCGGCGTCGACACGGTCGCGGTACTCGAACGGGGCGGCCCGACCGCGGCGAACCGAGAACTGGCCGCCGCCGTGGCCGACCGCGTGGAGGGCGGTCAGTCACTCGACGAGCAGTGTGGTCAGGAACCGGGCGCGACTCCCGGACGTGTGGTCGTCGTCGTCAGGACGTGGTCGCCGTGA
- a CDS encoding SDR family oxidoreductase, which produces MHVTIVGCGYVGLELARQLVADGHSVVGVRRSDVGLDAVADTGAEAVAADATDPESLTALPDTDAVVFAASSGGRGADAARAVYVEGLRNVIREYGERTATPDRIVYTSSTGVHGDHDGDWVDESTPLDPTTDKTRVLAEAERVAVEEASDAGIDGTVARFAGLYGPDRYRLTRYIEGPVTEGYLNMVHRDDAAGAVRFLLEADHARGDAVLVVDDEPVDKWVFADWLADECGVDRPEKRTTAERIAAGDLSEAAERRLRTSKRCSNARLRELGYEFRFPTYREGYRAAIDAFLAE; this is translated from the coding sequence ATGCACGTCACGATCGTCGGCTGCGGCTACGTCGGCCTCGAACTCGCGCGCCAACTCGTTGCGGACGGCCACAGCGTCGTCGGTGTCCGCCGGTCGGATGTGGGACTCGACGCCGTCGCCGACACGGGCGCCGAGGCGGTCGCCGCGGACGCGACCGACCCGGAGTCGCTGACGGCGCTCCCCGACACCGACGCGGTCGTGTTCGCTGCCAGTTCCGGTGGGCGCGGCGCCGACGCCGCGCGAGCGGTGTACGTCGAGGGGTTACGCAACGTGATTCGCGAGTACGGCGAGCGTACCGCCACCCCCGACCGCATCGTGTACACCTCCAGCACCGGCGTCCACGGCGACCACGACGGCGACTGGGTCGACGAGTCGACCCCGCTCGACCCGACCACCGACAAGACGCGCGTGCTCGCCGAGGCCGAACGCGTCGCGGTGGAGGAGGCCAGCGACGCCGGGATAGACGGCACTGTGGCCCGCTTCGCTGGGCTGTACGGTCCGGACCGCTACCGACTCACGCGCTACATCGAGGGCCCCGTCACCGAGGGGTACCTGAACATGGTGCACCGCGACGACGCCGCCGGCGCCGTCCGGTTCCTGTTGGAGGCAGACCACGCGCGCGGCGACGCGGTGCTCGTGGTCGACGACGAACCGGTCGACAAGTGGGTGTTCGCAGACTGGTTGGCCGACGAGTGCGGCGTCGACCGCCCGGAGAAACGCACGACGGCGGAGCGAATCGCAGCGGGCGATCTCTCCGAGGCGGCGGAGCGACGACTCCGCACGAGCAAGCGCTGTTCGAACGCGCGCCTCCGCGAGTTGGGGTACGAGTTCCGGTTCCCGACGTACCGCGAGGGATACCGCGCCGCTATCGACGCCTTTCTCGCCGAGTAA
- a CDS encoding DUF7283 family protein, with amino-acid sequence MLDAPVEGWYAWLGLAAAATVTLGVAVGLPTAPPPNASDVAATVDTVAAADPPATARYRLTADRVRVSTVGVALRSDGGDAAATFASDDVVPVEEGGSLAGVALGDPPERPFDTPAAFDGAVATARSEATDEPTWTTGRTLYVRHVSWGETDVTLVLVA; translated from the coding sequence ATGCTCGACGCACCCGTCGAAGGCTGGTACGCGTGGCTCGGCCTCGCTGCCGCCGCGACAGTGACGCTCGGTGTCGCCGTCGGCCTTCCCACGGCTCCGCCGCCGAACGCGAGCGACGTGGCCGCGACCGTGGACACCGTCGCCGCCGCGGACCCACCCGCGACCGCTCGGTACCGACTGACTGCCGATCGTGTCCGCGTGAGCACCGTCGGCGTCGCGCTCCGTTCGGACGGCGGCGATGCGGCGGCGACGTTCGCGAGCGACGACGTCGTCCCGGTCGAGGAAGGCGGGTCGCTCGCGGGAGTGGCGCTCGGCGACCCGCCGGAGCGACCGTTCGACACGCCCGCAGCGTTCGACGGCGCGGTCGCGACGGCCCGTTCGGAGGCCACCGACGAACCGACGTGGACCACTGGCCGGACGCTGTACGTCCGGCACGTCTCGTGGGGGGAGACGGATGTCACGCTCGTCCTCGTCGCGTGA
- a CDS encoding DUF7285 family protein: MSRSSSSRERGLAEPSAALAAVLAVSVGLSAYALVLDGAATGGGPAAEPLLERVHDRTTVGGVADPDRFVTVGGGALTGEAHANATLAVAGRRWSVGATPPDRADGGGPTGAVDRAVAARRVGVALGPGRVRPGELRVVVWR; this comes from the coding sequence ATGTCACGCTCGTCCTCGTCGCGTGAGCGAGGGCTGGCCGAGCCGAGCGCCGCGCTCGCTGCGGTCCTCGCCGTCTCGGTGGGCCTCTCCGCGTACGCGCTGGTGCTCGACGGGGCTGCGACGGGCGGCGGTCCCGCAGCCGAACCGCTGCTCGAACGCGTCCACGACCGGACGACGGTCGGCGGCGTCGCCGACCCCGACCGCTTCGTGACCGTCGGCGGTGGCGCACTCACCGGCGAGGCGCACGCAAATGCGACCCTCGCTGTCGCCGGACGGCGGTGGTCGGTGGGTGCGACACCGCCTGATCGCGCCGACGGCGGCGGCCCAACGGGAGCAGTCGACCGAGCGGTCGCCGCGCGACGAGTCGGCGTCGCCCTCGGCCCCGGTCGTGTCAGGCCGGGTGAACTCCGCGTGGTGGTGTGGCGATGA
- a CDS encoding type II secretion system protein, with protein sequence MSRQSRRDLVRAGIRSLALAWPATLPTPSVDDDLADACRLLDARVDPQELTTAAAVLGIAIGVVAFAGTLLVAPGTASTRVVALAGAVAVALGSATDVLCRRLPVLVATGRRRRAAADAATVVSSLALSLRLSPVPERAVRFAATVGDGPLQRSLRRHGDRAAVAGRTDGGLGAFGSEWAEWVPGLDRSLALLVDALDADTEADRARLLDRAVHVVEERLRDRAASFAGDLRGPVTGLYAFGVLLPLALVGTVPAAAAAGVRVPPLAFVVVYDLLLPGGLVVAAVSLLRRRPVSFPAPRVRRSHPAVPDRRPHALAAGVLAVAVGWLLARALLGTWAAPVLAGGAGLGVGALVLLRPAREVRRAVDERERALGDALTLLGRRVGDGDSVEHALPQVATDLSGPVGDALTAASRRRDALGCTVGDALAGEGGPFGPSRAVGPRSTAAVAFVCAAVSEGRTAGPALVDHAERLDALAACERAAQRELATVTNTLRDTAALYGPLVGGASVALAGRLDGLSGTGGAASALAGAGGAGEVLSVGIVGPAVGGYVLALAAVLTALATGLERGLDVTVVGYRVGIALVTASSAFVAGHVAVAALVG encoded by the coding sequence ATGAGTCGGCAGAGTCGACGTGACCTCGTCCGTGCCGGGATACGGAGCCTTGCACTGGCGTGGCCCGCCACCCTCCCGACGCCCTCGGTCGACGACGACCTCGCCGACGCCTGTCGACTGCTCGACGCTCGTGTCGACCCGCAGGAACTCACGACCGCCGCTGCCGTCCTCGGCATCGCCATCGGGGTCGTCGCGTTCGCGGGGACACTCCTCGTGGCTCCAGGTACCGCGTCGACCCGGGTCGTTGCACTCGCCGGTGCGGTCGCCGTCGCGCTCGGGTCGGCGACCGACGTGCTCTGTCGGCGACTGCCGGTGCTCGTGGCGACCGGACGGCGCAGACGGGCGGCGGCGGACGCGGCGACGGTCGTCAGTTCGCTGGCCCTGTCGCTTCGGCTGTCGCCGGTCCCCGAGCGCGCTGTTCGGTTCGCGGCGACCGTCGGCGACGGGCCGCTCCAGCGGAGCCTCCGTCGCCACGGTGACCGCGCCGCCGTCGCCGGGCGGACTGACGGCGGACTCGGCGCGTTCGGTTCGGAGTGGGCCGAGTGGGTCCCGGGACTGGACCGCTCACTCGCTTTGCTCGTCGACGCGCTCGACGCCGACACCGAAGCCGACCGGGCGCGTCTGCTCGACCGTGCGGTCCACGTCGTCGAGGAGCGACTCCGCGACAGGGCGGCGTCGTTCGCCGGCGACCTCCGCGGACCGGTCACGGGGCTGTATGCGTTCGGCGTGCTCCTCCCGTTGGCGTTGGTCGGGACGGTCCCCGCCGCGGCGGCCGCGGGGGTCCGCGTCCCGCCACTCGCGTTCGTCGTCGTGTACGACCTCCTCTTGCCGGGCGGCCTCGTCGTCGCCGCTGTGTCGCTCCTCCGGCGTCGACCGGTGTCGTTCCCGGCGCCGCGGGTCCGTCGGTCACACCCCGCCGTTCCGGACCGACGCCCGCACGCGCTCGCCGCGGGTGTCCTCGCGGTCGCCGTGGGGTGGCTCCTCGCGAGGGCGCTCCTCGGGACGTGGGCGGCACCCGTGCTCGCGGGCGGGGCCGGACTCGGAGTCGGCGCGCTCGTGCTCTTGCGTCCCGCTCGGGAGGTCCGGCGCGCGGTGGACGAGCGCGAGCGCGCACTCGGCGACGCGTTGACGCTGCTCGGGCGCCGCGTCGGGGACGGCGACTCCGTGGAGCACGCGCTCCCGCAGGTCGCCACCGACCTCTCGGGCCCCGTCGGCGACGCGCTCACCGCCGCGAGCAGGCGACGGGACGCGCTCGGGTGCACCGTCGGCGACGCGCTCGCCGGCGAGGGTGGTCCGTTCGGCCCAAGTCGCGCTGTCGGCCCGCGCTCGACCGCGGCAGTGGCGTTCGTCTGTGCGGCAGTGAGCGAGGGTCGCACGGCGGGGCCGGCGCTCGTCGACCACGCCGAGCGACTGGACGCGCTGGCCGCGTGCGAGCGCGCCGCGCAACGGGAGTTGGCGACCGTGACGAACACACTCCGCGACACTGCCGCCCTCTACGGCCCGCTCGTCGGGGGTGCGAGCGTGGCGCTCGCTGGCCGGCTGGACGGCCTCTCCGGGACCGGTGGCGCGGCGTCGGCCCTCGCCGGTGCAGGTGGTGCAGGAGAGGTTCTCTCGGTGGGTATCGTCGGCCCCGCAGTGGGCGGGTACGTGCTCGCGTTGGCGGCGGTGCTCACCGCGCTGGCGACGGGGCTGGAGCGGGGCCTAGACGTGACGGTCGTCGGCTACCGCGTCGGTATCGCGTTGGTGACGGCCAGCAGCGCGTTCGTCGCCGGGCACGTCGCGGTCGCCGCGCTGGTCGGGTGA
- a CDS encoding DUF7286 family protein, whose product MSARALVGGDDRGRVPFALVGVVLLLGSVVYANTAAVGGPVAVDTAADDALERAESAGRPAVRSAATAAAHEAARSPVTTPANTTVGRALDPDHPFRDALRLRIGLAVDAALDRSTASVGGVTASGSLQTRPLDSTADAAAVIDRVSVEPLANGTAVRVVVRNVTLTARRGATTVATRRVNYSVAVAVPVLAMHQRTRAYERRLNRSPLEGPGLGRALTWRLWAVAQARGTAQHYGAPITNVLANRHVELSTNAAALRAQGAVYGQSDPAGRAALLRATGRVAATDLLTPATTRGGAWTRQVLTATERTTRGGTETPRPSTAAQIGSSSDVFEVGVNATADRAFLAVVDGTAGGGVDAAIEGAYRATATRRTSVLSTTSSTLPEPDPPGPNWTLASSTMEREVAVVSRESRRTPGAATVADERRTVEVRNRATRRWTRGGRVRETTAVAVDRYRVRVVVEVTHAPRAPSPVSPAPTEPVFVSGGAVDGANLADVIDRVERTMADDGTADRAALRAVRRGSHVDRTNVTGEPSDQVRAWVARDLASLRERVRNVSVTVSRDAVAAGEANAPARLAAALRHRRANLVDAPETYDGVADRARVAARAAYVDAVIRALEERADGADRRNDAYLDGVGDLRAGVDGGLDDLARIAAEGTAPEPSAVGRWRAGSVTFTPTGTPGYLPVTSVGADHVATLGPNESGTPLVARNTNLFAVPTGDAADSVTDAVLPSRRTASLAEAGRVLVAGDAVPSANGDVDRSSRQQLRRRVAGELGVIDRRAHIVLAERTSLSASERRRVVDETNSKWPHPGHRVAAVVNGSYAAVLARSAATVGDRSAVERDRLTVRLRVELAAAATDASVAVPADVRAGAVDETRRERRAVLRKAVESAGENATARLHRKYGKGKLGPVLAGVPVAPVPGYWYATANVWDVEVAGAYPRFALTAPAATGPDGADGRVRYVRDGSTVTLDVDDDGTGERLGRNERVSFRTWTVVVVVVPAGPAGVGDVDGNADERSSGWPCPWSVGAERAPSDRADCRTAPPE is encoded by the coding sequence GTGAGCGCGCGCGCTCTCGTCGGCGGCGACGACCGCGGGCGCGTCCCGTTCGCGCTGGTCGGCGTCGTCCTCCTCCTCGGGAGCGTCGTGTACGCGAACACGGCGGCGGTCGGCGGCCCGGTCGCCGTCGACACCGCCGCAGACGACGCGCTCGAACGCGCCGAGTCCGCCGGGCGCCCCGCCGTCCGGTCGGCGGCGACCGCCGCCGCACACGAGGCCGCACGAAGCCCAGTCACGACGCCGGCGAACACGACCGTTGGCCGGGCGCTCGACCCGGACCACCCCTTCCGCGACGCGCTCCGCCTCCGGATCGGACTGGCGGTGGACGCCGCCCTCGACCGGTCGACAGCGAGCGTGGGCGGGGTCACCGCGAGCGGGTCGTTACAGACGCGACCACTCGACTCCACGGCTGACGCCGCCGCCGTCATCGACCGAGTGTCGGTCGAACCGCTGGCGAACGGGACCGCCGTGCGAGTGGTCGTCCGGAACGTGACGCTCACGGCTCGCCGCGGCGCGACGACGGTCGCCACGCGCCGTGTGAACTACAGCGTCGCCGTCGCGGTGCCGGTGCTCGCTATGCACCAGCGGACGCGCGCCTACGAACGGCGGCTGAACCGCTCGCCGTTGGAAGGACCAGGCCTGGGTCGTGCGCTGACGTGGCGGCTGTGGGCCGTCGCCCAGGCGCGGGGCACCGCCCAACACTACGGAGCACCGATCACGAACGTCCTCGCGAACCGCCACGTGGAGTTGTCGACCAACGCCGCGGCGCTGCGCGCACAGGGTGCGGTCTACGGCCAGAGCGACCCCGCCGGTCGTGCCGCGCTCCTTCGTGCGACGGGACGGGTGGCGGCGACGGACCTGCTCACCCCCGCCACGACACGGGGCGGGGCGTGGACTCGGCAGGTGCTCACTGCCACCGAGCGGACGACGCGCGGCGGGACGGAGACGCCGCGCCCGTCGACGGCAGCCCAGATTGGTTCGTCGAGCGACGTGTTCGAGGTCGGCGTGAACGCCACCGCAGACCGGGCGTTCCTCGCCGTCGTGGACGGCACGGCAGGCGGGGGCGTCGACGCCGCAATCGAGGGTGCGTACCGCGCGACTGCGACCCGACGGACGAGCGTGCTCTCGACCACCAGTTCGACGCTCCCGGAGCCGGACCCACCCGGGCCGAACTGGACGCTCGCCTCGTCGACGATGGAGCGCGAGGTCGCGGTCGTCTCACGGGAGTCGCGTCGCACGCCCGGCGCGGCCACCGTCGCCGACGAGCGACGGACGGTCGAGGTTCGCAACCGGGCGACGAGACGCTGGACGCGCGGGGGTCGTGTCCGCGAGACGACCGCGGTGGCCGTCGACCGCTACCGCGTCCGCGTCGTCGTCGAGGTAACGCACGCGCCGCGTGCACCGAGCCCCGTCTCACCTGCGCCGACCGAACCGGTGTTCGTCTCCGGCGGTGCCGTCGACGGGGCCAACCTCGCCGACGTGATCGATCGGGTCGAGCGGACGATGGCCGACGACGGCACCGCTGACCGTGCCGCGCTTCGGGCGGTCAGACGCGGCAGTCACGTGGACCGGACGAACGTGACCGGGGAACCGAGCGATCAGGTCCGTGCGTGGGTCGCTCGCGACCTCGCCAGCCTCCGCGAGCGCGTCCGGAACGTCTCGGTGACAGTGTCGCGCGACGCCGTCGCCGCCGGCGAGGCGAACGCCCCCGCTCGACTCGCGGCGGCACTCCGGCACCGGCGCGCCAACCTCGTCGACGCACCGGAGACCTACGACGGTGTGGCCGACCGGGCCCGCGTTGCCGCGCGCGCTGCCTACGTCGACGCCGTGATCCGGGCGCTGGAGGAGCGGGCCGACGGCGCCGACCGGCGCAACGACGCGTACCTCGACGGCGTCGGCGACCTCCGCGCGGGTGTCGACGGCGGCCTCGACGACCTCGCTCGGATCGCCGCCGAGGGGACCGCGCCCGAGCCATCGGCAGTCGGCAGGTGGCGCGCGGGGTCGGTGACGTTCACTCCCACCGGGACGCCGGGCTACCTCCCGGTGACGAGCGTCGGCGCCGACCACGTCGCAACGCTGGGGCCGAACGAGTCGGGCACCCCGCTCGTCGCGCGCAACACGAACCTGTTCGCGGTACCGACCGGCGACGCTGCCGACAGCGTCACTGACGCCGTCTTGCCGTCGCGGCGGACCGCGTCGCTCGCCGAGGCGGGGAGGGTACTGGTCGCCGGTGACGCCGTTCCGTCGGCGAACGGCGACGTGGACCGGTCGAGTCGCCAGCAGCTCCGCCGCCGGGTCGCGGGTGAACTCGGCGTGATCGACCGACGCGCGCACATCGTGTTGGCCGAGCGGACGAGTCTCTCGGCGAGTGAACGACGCCGAGTGGTCGACGAGACGAACAGCAAGTGGCCGCACCCGGGGCATCGCGTCGCAGCGGTCGTGAACGGCTCGTACGCTGCGGTGCTCGCGCGGAGCGCGGCGACAGTCGGCGACCGTTCCGCGGTCGAGCGGGACCGGCTCACGGTCCGACTCCGGGTTGAACTCGCTGCTGCGGCGACGGACGCGAGTGTCGCGGTCCCCGCCGACGTGCGGGCCGGCGCCGTCGACGAGACGCGCCGGGAGCGCCGCGCAGTCTTGCGAAAGGCAGTCGAGTCAGCAGGCGAGAACGCCACCGCTCGCCTCCACCGCAAGTACGGAAAGGGGAAACTCGGGCCGGTGCTCGCGGGCGTCCCGGTCGCGCCGGTCCCCGGCTACTGGTACGCGACCGCGAACGTCTGGGATGTGGAAGTCGCCGGCGCGTACCCGCGATTCGCGCTCACGGCACCCGCGGCGACCGGCCCCGACGGCGCCGACGGACGGGTGCGGTACGTCCGCGACGGGTCGACCGTCACGCTCGACGTCGACGACGACGGGACGGGGGAGCGCCTCGGGCGGAACGAGCGCGTGTCGTTCCGAACGTGGACCGTCGTGGTCGTCGTCGTGCCCGCTGGTCCAGCGGGCGTCGGCGACGTGGACGGCAACGCCGACGAGCGGTCGAGTGGGTGGCCCTGTCCGTGGAGCGTCGGTGCCGAGCGTGCGCCGTCTGACCGCGCCGACTGCCGGACGGCACCCCCGGAGTGA
- a CDS encoding DHH family phosphoesterase → MAQVSTRAFQESWQAVSANPRLVVAVAGGALALVAALALYRRLRRTPGERFRALLAGRESVSVLLHPNPDADAMAAGIAIAELADSVDTEATIQYPGQVRRQENRAFRTVLDVELDPIDHVSDLTSEAVILVDHNVARGFAGADGVLPFAVVDHHPGEGSGEAYTDVRTDYGASASILAEYFRDTGATPIPPDAHETEVTGASLSTRTATGLLYGILSDTNRLTRGASAADFSAAAYLQPGVDEDKLERIADPAVSTEALDVKARAIAGREVRGSFAVSDVGRVSNVDAIPQAADELVGLEGVTAVVVVGEKDGTVHLSGRSRDDRVHMGRALEGAVSDVESASAGGHARMGGGQIGPQVTADGSEEVPVLGREALIDRLFDAMDGER, encoded by the coding sequence ATGGCACAGGTGAGCACGCGCGCCTTCCAAGAGAGTTGGCAGGCCGTGTCGGCCAACCCGCGCCTCGTCGTCGCGGTCGCTGGCGGCGCCCTGGCGCTCGTCGCCGCGCTGGCGCTGTACCGACGGCTCCGCCGGACGCCCGGCGAGCGCTTCCGCGCACTGTTGGCCGGTCGTGAGTCCGTGAGCGTGCTCCTCCACCCCAACCCCGACGCAGACGCGATGGCCGCCGGCATCGCCATCGCCGAACTCGCCGACAGCGTCGATACGGAGGCGACCATCCAGTACCCCGGCCAGGTGCGCCGACAGGAGAATCGCGCGTTCCGGACGGTGCTCGACGTCGAGTTGGACCCGATCGACCACGTGTCGGACCTGACCTCGGAGGCGGTCATCCTCGTCGACCACAACGTCGCGCGCGGCTTCGCAGGCGCCGACGGCGTCCTCCCGTTCGCGGTCGTCGACCACCACCCCGGCGAGGGGAGCGGCGAGGCGTACACCGACGTCCGAACCGACTACGGCGCGTCGGCGAGTATCCTGGCGGAGTACTTCCGCGACACCGGTGCGACGCCGATCCCACCGGACGCCCACGAGACGGAGGTGACCGGCGCGAGCCTCTCGACCCGGACGGCGACGGGGCTGTTGTACGGCATCCTGTCGGACACGAATCGCCTCACTCGCGGCGCGTCGGCGGCGGACTTCTCGGCGGCGGCGTACCTCCAACCGGGCGTCGACGAGGACAAACTCGAACGCATCGCCGACCCGGCGGTCAGCACCGAGGCGCTCGACGTGAAGGCACGCGCCATCGCCGGGCGGGAGGTTCGCGGGTCGTTCGCCGTCAGCGACGTGGGTCGCGTCTCCAATGTCGACGCAATCCCGCAGGCCGCAGACGAACTCGTCGGTCTGGAGGGCGTCACCGCGGTCGTCGTCGTCGGCGAGAAGGACGGGACGGTCCACCTGTCGGGTCGCTCGCGCGACGACCGCGTCCACATGGGTCGCGCGCTCGAAGGCGCCGTCAGCGACGTCGAGAGCGCCTCCGCCGGCGGCCACGCTCGGATGGGCGGCGGTCAGATCGGGCCGCAGGTGACCGCGGACGGGAGCGAGGAAGTGCCCGTCTTGGGGCGCGAGGCGCTCATCGACCGCCTGTTCGACGCGATGGACGGCGAGCGGTAG
- a CDS encoding aldo/keto reductase, producing MATSSGTWGYRDRFGDRFGRTYFRRFGPGVVSSVGAGTYLGDATDAVDDRYREALATALTNGVNLVDTASNYRCGRAERVVGEALRESGVDREAVVVASKAGFLPFDGDRPEDPARYVRETFVDAGLVDPADLAHGSHCIAPEFLDAMLDRSLDAMGIRSVDCYYVHNPETQLAVRERDDVYDQLEAAFETLERRRAAGDLGAYGVASWEAFRVPPEHDAHLDLAAVLARAEAAAETVGVEGHGLRAVQLPFNVRMADAFTVDAHDAGAEDGPVSALEFCHREGLSVFASASIGQGELAREGAIPEDVAARLAGDTPAQRALNFARSAPAVTAALVGCGRVEHVRENVAAGTFDPLGASAFDSVFE from the coding sequence ATGGCTACTTCGAGCGGGACGTGGGGGTACCGCGACCGCTTCGGCGACCGCTTCGGTCGCACCTACTTCCGCCGGTTCGGGCCGGGCGTCGTCTCCAGCGTCGGCGCCGGCACGTACCTCGGCGACGCGACAGACGCCGTCGACGACCGGTACCGCGAGGCGCTCGCGACGGCGCTGACGAACGGCGTCAACCTCGTCGACACCGCGAGCAACTATCGCTGCGGGCGCGCCGAGCGGGTCGTCGGCGAGGCGCTCCGAGAGAGTGGCGTCGACCGCGAGGCCGTCGTCGTCGCGAGCAAGGCGGGCTTCCTCCCGTTCGACGGCGACCGTCCCGAGGATCCCGCGCGCTACGTCCGCGAGACGTTCGTCGACGCCGGCCTCGTCGACCCCGCCGACCTCGCCCACGGCAGCCACTGCATCGCCCCCGAGTTCCTCGACGCGATGCTGGACAGATCGCTGGACGCGATGGGGATTCGGAGCGTGGACTGCTACTACGTCCACAACCCGGAGACGCAGTTGGCGGTCCGCGAGCGCGACGACGTGTACGACCAACTGGAGGCCGCCTTCGAGACGCTGGAGCGACGCCGCGCCGCGGGGGACCTGGGCGCCTACGGCGTGGCCTCGTGGGAGGCGTTCCGCGTGCCGCCCGAGCACGACGCCCACCTCGACCTCGCGGCGGTGCTCGCGCGTGCCGAGGCCGCAGCGGAGACCGTCGGAGTCGAGGGCCACGGACTGCGTGCGGTGCAACTCCCGTTCAACGTCCGGATGGCGGACGCGTTCACCGTCGACGCGCACGACGCCGGCGCCGAGGACGGCCCGGTGAGCGCGCTGGAGTTCTGTCACCGGGAAGGGCTGTCCGTGTTCGCTTCGGCGAGCATCGGCCAGGGCGAGTTGGCGCGCGAAGGCGCCATCCCCGAGGACGTGGCGGCGCGCCTCGCGGGCGACACTCCCGCACAGCGGGCGCTCAACTTCGCGCGCTCTGCGCCCGCGGTGACGGCGGCGCTCGTGGGCTGTGGGCGCGTCGAACACGTCCGCGAGAACGTCGCCGCGGGCACGTTCGACCCGCTCGGCGCGTCGGCGTTCGACTCGGTGTTCGAGTGA